TATCGATGTTATTGGCTTATGGTACTCCTGTTTTGTAGGTTTTACCACGCATATGACAACTATATGACTCATGCATTTCCGGTCAGTTGGTGTTGTTAtccatcattttattattttgtaacgTACAATAGTGTGCAATGTTAAGGTTGTCATATTCTTGCAGCATGATGAGCTTAAGCCTATCTCTAAAACTTTCACCAACTCTCTAAGTGAGTTGGGAAATTTGAAGGTAATTGACTTCTGTATTTAAGAACTTCAGAAGAAAACTAATCCGAGGACCATGGAAGTAACTGTTTAGTGTTTACTGTTGCAGCTTGAACACTTGCCTCAAGACTACAACGGCTCTGCCCTTACGCTTATTGAATCACTGTCTAGGTATATGAATCCAGCTACTACATGAGCTGTTAGTTTTGTGTAATACTGCTTTTATTCAGTTTGTTCCTTTTTGTGATGAGCACATCTTGTGTATCTTATTGAGCTGGAAACTGATACATATTGTTCTTTTGCCTTAGCCTTGTTATTATGGGAAATTATACTGAATTCGAGAGGGCAGTGCTCTGGCTTTCAGAAAATCTGACATTTGATGTTGATGCGCGCATAAATCTTTTTGAggtaaatattatatttggttGAAATTATTGAGTCTAGAGATGATGGCAGATTGCTCAAGATTTGAAAAGGTGGTTGCTTTAATTTAGTTCtgaatgattttgaaaaatatttattctgaaCACTTGAATTCTCAAGCACAATGATGTGTTTTCCTTACCACTTGATTGTAATCATTCAGTGCAACATAAGAGTTCTTGGAGGACTTGTCTCTGCTCATTTACTTGCATCTGATTCTTCAAAGAAGTTTTTTCAAGGAGCTTACAAAAATCAGTTGCTAGCTCTTGCTGAAGATTTAGGGAAACGCTTTCTACCAGCATTCAATACGCCTACTGGATTGCCGTATGCATGGATTAACTTAAAGGTACTACATAGAGCATTGAAAGTCTGACATTCTGTAAATTTTTCATTTGGAGGTCA
This window of the Glycine max cultivar Williams 82 chromosome 5 unlocalized genomic scaffold, Glycine_max_v4.0 Gm05_scaffold_188, whole genome shotgun sequence genome carries:
- the LOC106798700 gene encoding alpha-mannosidase I MNS5, which gives rise to MFPPRHYTTCLLLFLLVLSDFSISESQSPWAAKKKRMRDKVRNMFYHAYDNYMTHAFPHDELKPISKTFTNSLSELGNLKLEHLPQDYNGSALTLIESLSSLVIMGNYTEFERAVLWLSENLTFDVDARINLFECNIRVLGGLVSAHLLASDSSKKFFQGAYKNQLLALAEDLGKRFLPAFNTPTGLPYAWINLKVLHRALKV